A DNA window from Engraulis encrasicolus isolate BLACKSEA-1 chromosome 3, IST_EnEncr_1.0, whole genome shotgun sequence contains the following coding sequences:
- the LOC134446242 gene encoding fructose-1,6-bisphosphatase 1-like yields the protein MSDRGAFDTNVVTLTRFVLEEGRKAKGTGELTTLLNSLCTAIKAISSAVRKAGIANLYGIAGSTNVTGDQVKKLDVLSNDLVINMIKSSFTSCVLVTEENEEAIIVEPESRGKYIVCFDPLDGSSNIDCLASIGTIFAIYRKSSDDDPCEGDALQPGRNIVAAGYALYGSATMLVLSTGQGVNCFMLDPAIGEFILVDRDVRVKKKGNIYSLNEGYAKYFDPAVTEYLQRKKFPEDGSEPYGARYVGSMVADVHRTLVYGGIFLYPANVKSPNGKLRLLYECNPMAFIIEQAGGMATTGLIDVLDIQPESIHQRVPVVLGSPDDVTEYVNIYKKHFP from the exons ATGTCAGACAGGGGGGCTTTTGATACCAATGTGGTTACTTTAACGAGATTTGTtttggaggaaggaaggaaagcgAAAGGAACGGGAGAGTTGACAACACTTTTGAATTCACTGTGCACAGCCATCAAAGCAATCTCTAGTGCTGTGAGGAAAGCTGGCATCGCCAATCT TTATGGCATTGCTGGAAGCACCAACGTGACTGGAGACCAGGTGAAGAAGCTGGATGTCCTCTCCAATGACCTGGTCATCAACATGATCAAATCCTCCTTCACCTCTTGTGTGCTTGTCACTGAAGAGAACGAGGAGGCCATCATTGTGGAACCTGAAAGCAGG GGCAAATATATAGTCTGCTTCGATCCTCTGGATGGCTCATCAAACATCGACTGTCTGGCTTCAATCGGCACTATATTTGCAATCTACAGAAAG AGCTCGGATGATGACCCGTGTGAGGGGGATGCCCTGCAGCCTGGCAGGAACATCGTGGCAGCAGGCTATGCCCTCTACGGTAGTGCCACCATGCTGGTGCTCTCCACTGGCCAGGGGGTCAACTGCTTCATGCTGGATCCA GCCATAGGAGAGTTCATCCTTGTGGACCGGGACGTGAGGGTCAAGAAGAAGGGCAACATATACAGCCTCAATGAAGGCTACGCCAAGTACTTTGACCCAGCTGTCACCGAGTATTTACAAAGAAAGAAGTTCCCAGAG GATGGGAGCGAACCTTATGGAGCACGGTATGTGGGCTCGATGGTTGCCGATGTTCACCGGACTCTTGTCTACGGAGGAATCTTCCTTTACCCGGCCAACGTGAAGAGCCCAAACGGAAAG ttgaGGCTGCTGTATGAGTGCAACCCCATGGCCTTCATCATCGAGCAGGCTGGAGGGATGGCCACCACGGGGCTCATTGATGTCCTGGATATCCAGCCGGAGAGCATCCACCAGCGGGTTCCCGTGGTGCTGGGTTCCCCTGATGACGTGACGGAGTACGTCAACATCTACAAGAAACACTTTCcctga